In one window of uncultured Acetobacteroides sp. DNA:
- a CDS encoding DapH/DapD/GlmU-related protein — translation MGYFKHETAIVDEGCEICEGTKIWHFSHIMSNCSIGKNCNIGQNVVVSPDVILGDNCKVQNNVSIYTGVTCGNDVFLGPSMVFTNVTNPRSAVNRKSEYKRTHVGNGATIGANATIVCGHDIGEYAFIGAGSVVTKTVKPYALMVGNPAKQIGWMSEFGQPLHFNDEGFATCSESGDKYQLINESVSKL, via the coding sequence ATGGGATATTTTAAGCATGAAACCGCCATTGTTGATGAAGGCTGTGAAATTTGTGAAGGGACAAAAATTTGGCATTTTTCGCATATAATGTCTAACTGTTCAATTGGCAAAAACTGCAATATTGGGCAGAATGTTGTTGTGTCTCCTGATGTTATTTTAGGTGATAATTGCAAAGTTCAAAATAATGTATCAATCTATACGGGTGTGACTTGTGGTAACGATGTGTTCTTAGGACCATCGATGGTTTTTACCAATGTTACCAATCCAAGAAGCGCTGTAAATCGCAAAAGCGAATATAAAAGAACGCATGTTGGAAATGGTGCTACTATTGGTGCAAATGCTACCATTGTATGTGGGCACGATATAGGTGAGTATGCCTTTATAGGGGCAGGCTCAGTGGTAACTAAAACGGTTAAGCCTTATGCTTTAATGGTTGGTAACCCTGCTAAACAAATTGGTTGGATGAGTGAGTTCGGACAGCCGCTGCATTTTAATGATGAAGGTTTTGCTACCTGTTCTGAAAGCGGAGATAAGTATCAGCTAATAAATGAGAGTGTTTCTAAATTGTAA